From the genome of Grus americana isolate bGruAme1 chromosome 9, bGruAme1.mat, whole genome shotgun sequence, one region includes:
- the ALG3 gene encoding dol-P-Man:Man(5)GlcNAc(2)-PP-Dol alpha-1,3-mannosyltransferase gives MAAGRGAAALRRAWRERRAALLEPSYTPLVAACLCLAEGGVNLWVIRRVPYTEIDWKAYMEEVEGFANGTLDYTQLKGDTGPLVYPAGFVYIFLGLYYATGRGTDIRLAQYLFAGLYLLNLLLVFRIYCRTNKVPPYVFFFMCCASYRIHSIFVLRLFNDPVAMAILFLAINLFLEEHWSWGCLLFSLAVSVKMNILLFAPGLLFLLLQRFGLLGCIPKLCICAVLQVILGLPFLLVNPVGYLTRSFDLGRQFQFKWTVNWRFLPEEVFQNRAFHAMLLLAHLAGLGLFALHRWHRSKESILALLKDPAERKHPSPPLTVNKIIFVLFSSNFLGVCCSRSLHYQFYVWYFHTLPYLLWCTPTAKLAHMPKVLLLGVIELCWNTYPSTVCSSLSLHICHGLVLLQLWYGTAPPLHTPPPSRRPAAISKKAQ, from the exons gcggcggcgctgcgGCGGGCCTggcgggagcggcgggcggCGCTGCTGGAGCCCAGCTACACCCCGCTGGTGGccgcctgcctctgcctggccGAGGGCGGCGTCAACCTCTGGGTCATCCGCAGGGTCCCCT ACACCGAGATCGACTGGAAGGCCTACATGGAGGAGGTGGAGGGCTTTGCCAACGGGACCCTCGACTACACCCAGCTGAAGGGCGACACCGGGCCGCTGGT CTACCCCGCCGGCTTCGTCTACATCTTCCTGGGCCTGTACTACGCCACGGGCCGCGGCACTGACATCCGCCTGGCACAGTACCTCTTCGCCGGACTCTACCTCCTCAacctcctcctcgtcttccgCATCTACTGCCGAACCAACAAG GTCCCCCcgtatgttttcttcttcatgtgCTGCGCCTCATACCGCATCCACTCCATCTTTGTCCTGCGGCTCTTTAATGACCCAGTCGCCATGGCCATCCTCTTCCTCGCCATCAACCTCTTCCTGGAAGAGCACTGGTCCTGGGGCTGCCTCCTCTTCAG CCTGGCTGTATCCGTGAAGATGAACATCCTGCTCTTCGCGCCTGgacttctcttcctcctcctccaacgGTTTGGTCTCCTGGGCTGTATCCCCAAGCTCTGCATCTGTGCCGTGCTCCAG GTGATTCTGGGGCTGCCCTTCCTGCTGGTGAACCCCGTGGGGTACCTGACCCGTTCCTTCGACCTGGGCCGCCAGTTCCAGTTCAAATGGACAGTGAACTGGCGCTTCCTCCCAGAAGAGGTTTTCCAGAATCGAGCTTTCCACGCCATGCTGCTCCTGGCTCACCTGGCTGGCCTGGGGCTCTTTGCACTGCACCGGTGGCACAG GTCCAAAGAGAGCATCCTGGCTCTGCTGAAGGATCCTGCTGAAAGGAAACACCCGTCCCCTCCCTTGACTGTCAACAA GATCATCTTCGTCCTCTTCTCCTCCAACTTCCTGGGCGTCTGCTGCAGCCGCTCGCTGCACTACCAGTTCTATGTCTGGTATTTCCACACGCTGCCCTACTTACTGTGGTGCACCCCTACCGCCAAGCTCGCCCACATGCCCAA ggtgctgctgctgggtgtgATCGAGCTCTGCTGGAACACCTACCCCTCCACGGTCTgcagctccctctccctccacaTCTGCCATGGACTtgtcctgctccagctctgGTACGGCACGGCCCCGCCGCTGCACACCCCCCCGCCGAGCAGGAGGCCCGCAGCCATCTCCAAGAAGGCCCAGTGA